From the genome of Pseudomonas migulae:
ATCGGTTCGCGCCGGACACAACCGACCCGCTGATGCCGGATCTGTTTATTGATTAAGTGAAACGCTTTTAGAAAGAGCCAACACCTCATAGCTCACTGACAAATCTTGCGGACAGTCGTATCAACAGGCGGACTTATATAGTTCGCCGCTTCAACAAGGTTACTTCAGTAGTGCTCAACCCTTCGCCGATCAGCCAAAAACCCATCCGATAACTTTCAATGACCCCACGAATATATATTCAACTTCCCTCTTCAAATATGAAATCGCGCGCGTAAAAACTCCTACACCACGCCTGCAACACTTCCTACACAATCTTCCAACAAAACACCAACTCACCGCCACTTATGCTGCGTTGACTTTCCTAAAAATCAGCCAAATCATTATTAAACATTCAATATCGATTTATTTCAGCGTACAAAGCCGTAATATCAGTCACGCCTCATAACAGGGCAACAGAAACAACCCTTAAGACAAGAGCCCCTCGATTTATGTCCCTTATTACTAAGTCTCCAAGCCACGCCACTACGAACTCCAACTCAAGCTCACCCTCCATCAACAATACGACAACACCCACAGCACAAACCTTGGCATCCACTACTAACACGAGCAACCCACTCGCTTTAGACTCATTAGCATGTGCAAAAAGAAATAGCGCCGCTGCAGATTCCGCGCTAGAGAAAATAAAAGGCTCGCCTGAGAAATTTAAACTCGCCACCTCAGTAGTAGTCGCACGAAACCAAGAGCTGAAAAATCTCAGTGGCTTTATCCATACAGCAAACTTCGACACGCCGAAAGACAATACCTATTTTTGGTGCGGAAACAGTAAAGACGCAAACAACAACCCTGAATATAGCGCAATGCTCACAGCTCAAAGCCTCGCAAAATCTTCGGGCGGACGTACCATCGAAATGACTCACGGAGGTCAACAACTACACAACTATCAAGGTGAATCAAGTTATCAGAAAATTAATACACGCTTCCAGTACTTGGAGTCTGCGAAGCCGAACGAACCTCACAACTTACGAGGCGAATTGATGGCCAAAGGTGCAAAGGCAGCAGGCCATGATGATGTTGCGCCTATTGCCGAACTGGGAAAGCACGAAAGCTCAGTCGCTGGTACCTTGTGGGATGTAGCATCTGCTAATTTCTCCAATCAAGCGGAAGGCATTGTTCGTGTCATTCACGCAATTCCAAGTAGCGACCCGTTTTTTCAAAGCAAGCAATTTGAAACGAGTACTTGGATTGTAAAGGAAGAACCAGCCCTGAAGGCGCAAGGAAAAACGACGGTGCAGAGATTTTTTGCTGAAGATTTGACCGGCAAACTAGAGAAGTTTTAATTTCCGCTCCAGAACATCTTTTTACAAACAACTCGCGAACACTAGAAACACTCACTCTACATCCCTCTCTGCATAGCGAGAGGGATGTATTTGATCCGAAAGAAAAAGCCAGTCACGCTCTTGAGTTAAAACTCGATGCGCACATCGCCCTTCGGCACGCTGCAGCACGACAGGATGAACCCTTCGGCTTCGTCTTCTTCGGTGATCCCGCCGTTGTGGTCCATTTCGACCTCGCCTCCCAGCTTCATCACCTTGCACGTCCCGCAGATCCCCATCCCGCAAGCCTTTGGAATCAGCAAACCCAACTTGGCAGCCGCGGCGTGGACCGTTTCTCCCGGCGCAACGCGAATGCTCTTGCCGGACGCGGTGAATTCCACTTGGTGCAGATCCGCCACATCGATGTCCGGTGCGTCGGCTGCAATTTCGGCTTGCTCCACCGCATCGGCCCGGGCTTCCGGTGGCGTAGCACCGAAGGACTCTTCGTGATAACGCGACATGTCGAAACCGGCGGTTTCGAGCATGCGTTTCACCGCGTTCATGTACGGCGTCGGGCCGCAGCAGAACACTTCGCGCTCAAGGAAGTCCGGTGCCATCAGCTCCAGCATCTTGTGATTCAGGTATCCGCGATAACCGGCCCATGGCTCGCCCAGACCATGCTTCTCGCAGATCAGGTGCAGGCTGAAGTTGTCGATCCGCGACGCCATGTGTTCCAGCTCGCGGTGGTAAATGATGTCTTTTGGCGAACGGGCGCTGTGGATAAACACCATGTCGACGTTGCCGTTGGTGTCGTAGAACCAGCGCGTCATCGACATCACCGGCGTAATGCCGACACCGCCGCTGAGGTAGAGCACTTTCGGCGCGGTGAAATCCATGGCGTTGAACAGCCCGACCGGCCCGTGTACCGCCAGTTCCTGACCTTCGTGCAAGGTGTCATGCAACCAGTTCGACACCTTGCCGCCCGGTACGCGCTTGATGGTCACCGAGAAGCTGTACGGCACCGACGGCGAGCTGGAAATGGTGTAGGAGCGCATGATCGGCACGCCTTCGATTTCCAGCTCCAGGGTGACGAACTGCCCCGGCTTGAAAAAGAACAGGATCGGCTGGTCGGCCATAAAGCAGAAGGTGCGCACATCCCAGGTTTCCTGGATGACTTTGACGCAACGGACGATGTGTCGACCATTGGCCCAGGTCTGGGTGGTTACCGGATTCAGGAAGCTGTTGGACATGCTGTTCTCCACCGCCGATGGTCGGCCTTATGTTGGCGATTCTGCGTATAGCGCGAGCCACCCATTTACCTATCTGCGACATTCACATACTTATCGCGACCAGCCCCCAACTACCGGGGGTTGCGCGTCGGGAACAGATTGGGCCATGTCGCCCATGGATAAGGTTCCGGACAACGCCGGCCCCACACTCGCCCCATACCAAGACACATTCTTTACACCTTGCGTAGCAAACCTGATTAGCCACTTTCGCCGGCCACACAGAATGGCCTTGAGGATTAAATGATGGACGTCACTACTACCCTGAGCCTGGGCGATCCACTGGAACCCGCACGCAAGGCCACCGCGCAGATGCTGCAAGAGCGCGAGCGTACGTTCTCGCTGCCGCAGCCGTTTTACTCTGACGAGCGGCTGTTTGATATCGACATGCAGGAAATCTTCCAGAAAGAGTGGTTGATCGCCGGCATGGCCTGCGAAATCCCGACCAAGGGCAACTACCTGACCCTGCAAGTCGGCAAGAACCCGATCATCGTGATTCGCGGTGCCGAAGGCGTGGTGCATGCGTTCCACAACGTCTGCCGTCACCGCGGTTCGCGGCTGTGCACCAGTGAAAAAGGCAAGGTCGCCAAGCTGGTCTGCCATTACCACCAGTGGACCTACGAACTCGACGGTCGCCTGCTGTTCGCCGGCACCGAGATGGGCGCCGACTTCGACATGAAGCAGTACGGCCTCAAACCGGTGAACGTGAAGACCGCCGGCGGCTACATCTTCATCAGCCTGTCGGAGAATCCGCCGGCCATTGATGACTTCCTGTCGACGCTGAACCATTACATGGAACCGTACGACATGGAGAACACCAAGGTGGCGATTCAGACCACCTTGTTCGAAAAAGCCAACTGGAAACTGGTGCTGGAAAACAACCGCGAGTGCTACCACTGCAACGCGTCGCACCCGGAACTGCTGAAAACCCTGCTGGAATGGGACGACGTCACCGACCCGCGCGCCGACCAGGCGTTCAAGGACCATGTCGCGGCCTCCGCCGCGGCCTGGGAAGCCGAGAAGATTCCTTACGCCCACGCCAGTTTCGGCCTGCGTAACCGCATCGTGCGCATGCCGCTGCTCAAGGGCACCGTGTCGATGACCCTGGACGGCAAACAGGGCTGCGCCAAACTCATGGGCCGCATCAAGAACCCGGACCTGGGCTCGATGCGCATCCTGCACCTGCCGCACTCGTGGAACCACTGCATGGGCGACCACATCATCGTCTTCACGGTGTGGCCGATCAGCGCGCAGGAAACCATGGTCACCACCAAGTGGATCGTTCACAAGGACGCGGTCGAAGGCGTGGACTACGACGTGGACCGCATGCGCCAGGTCTGGGACGCCACCAACGACCAGGACCGTCGCCTGGCGGAAGAGAACCAGCGCGGGATCAACTCCACCGCGTACCAGCCTGGGCCTTACTCGAAGACTTATGAGTTTGGTGTGGTGAACTTTGTGGACTGGTACAGCGAACGTCTGTTGAACAACCTGGGGGCCGAGCCTGCGCCGTACCTCAAAGGTGTTCCTGTAAGCGGTTAAGTCAAAAGCTTCGCGAGCAAGTCGAATCGTCGCACCGCCGCTCCCACAGTGTTTAGGGTGTCCACAAACGTTGTGTACACCACTGATCCTTGTGGGAGCGGCGGTGCGACGATTCGACTTGCCCGCGAAAGCGCCCTCCCATTCACCGCACATCTCCCCAGATACTCCCGCAACCTAGAACTGTACGAAATATGATCTATTACGTTCAGGCCTATACCGAACGTGGCTTCCAGCCTTCCACAAACAAGTTATCCACACCTCCACCCACAGCTAATGGGGACAAGTGTGGTTTTACACTAAACTTTCTCCACAGAAACCGAAGAAAATCCGTGACTTATCCAGAAGCAGGGTTTTCCGCAGCGATTGGTTGTTTTTTGACCGAGCGCTTGCACAGCACGGTTTACAAGGCCTGTAGAGGATGGCGAACACCTTATCCACAGAAGCGCCAACAGACTTTGGGGGCAACTTTGGCGCTTCTGTGGAAAACCTCCGAAAGCCGCCATAAATCGGTGTTTCCGAGAGGTTTATCACTGTAAAGCTGCAATCTGGTTGTTTTTTAACCAGACACCTGAAAGGCCCGGTTTATAGAGCCTGTAGCGGACAGCGAACATCTTATCCACAGAAGCGCCAACAGAGATTGGGGGCAAGTATTGCCGCTCGCTTAAACTTATCCACGAGAAAAAGCCCGTAAAAACCGCAAGTTAGGCTGATTATTTTTTGTACGAAGGCTTGCAGGGCTTGATTTTCACGGCGCGCAGCGAAGGGCGAACATGTTATCCACAGAAGCGCTAACAGGGATTGTGGGTAACAGTCGTCAAAGCCTGTTGAAACAAGACAAGCCCGAGGCGATATCCAGATTCAGCTCATAATCATCGAAAGCACCCCACCCGAGCAGGATCGAAGGCACGTACTGCCCGAGCAGCAGGGACGGCGGAATCGTATAGTCCGGGTAATATTTATAGGTGATCGACTGGATGCGCCCGGCCAGGCTCAACTCGCCCCGGTAGGTCCGGTGGCTCGGCGTGACGGTGACGTTGTCGGGCGCATGACCAGGTGAGGACGAGGTCAGGTAATCCACATTGCCGGTGTCGATAATCGCCAGTGTCGCCCGGCGATCCAGCCGCGCGGCAATCGTCAGCCTTTGATTGATGTCCATGCGCACATAGGTAATGGGCGAGTCACAGCGTGTGGGCGCTGCAGCGTTAATTTCCAAGGTCTTTTTCGTGACTTTCAAACGCCCTGATTTACCAATCAGATCAAGCCCCAACAAGTTATCCCGGTCACTGACAAACACCAGGACATTCCTGAATTCGCTTGTGCCAATCTTCAGGGATTCCAGGACTCCCAGCTGGGCTGACAGGTCTCGCTCACCGTAAAACGTGCTGTAGCCGTAATGGGAGTCGGTTAACAAGGTGACGCCCATCAGCTTCGCGGTTGCAGTGTTGACCCGGGTTTGAGGGGCGCCCGTGTCGAAAATGAACCGCGCCGAAACACCATTGGCCGCTTTGACATCGACGTAGGGCAGCACTGCATCGGTCGCGTGCCCGTCACCGGGGTAAGGATGGATCGGCAGTACTTCGTGATGCTTCGTCCTGCTCACCGAGAAATCGGCGACCCTGCGCAAGGTCGCGATCGATTCGTTGCCGAACATGGAGAACATCAGTTTGAGCTCAGGGTCATTCGCGATGGCCCGGGCGTGACTGCGCTTGATCGCCAGGTAGTAGTCAGGCAGCTGGTTGGCGGCTTTGGCCTCGAACATTCTGGCGAGAACGGACACTGAGCATTGCAGGTTTTTCTCGGCATCGCGCACGTTGTCGCACTGCTGCTTCATCTGCGCCAGGGAAGCGCTGCGCCCCTGTCTGGACTCGACCCATGTGTAGAAATCCGGCGCTTCGTCATCAGCCGTCAAACGCGTGGATACAACCAGAAAAACCATCACGGCACAGATCAGACATGTCACACGCAGACTGACCGCGTTCATGATCAACCCGTGCCTGAAAACCCGCTGTTTGAATTAGCGCTGCTGCCCAACCGGACGGCTCATGGAGAAATATAGCTCACTAGGGCCACTGCATGAGGTAGGCGTCACCGGTCACTCTAATCATCGGGTGAGGCGTGATCTGGCAGGTATCGACGATGCGAAAGCCATGGCGTTCGTAGAATCGACGGGCACCGGTGTTGACGGCGTAGTCGATCAGGCTCAACCCCTTGAGGCCCAACTGCTGGGCGCGTTCGTGAGCGTGGGCGAGAAACTGTTGGCCCAGGCCCCGATTGCGCCAGCCTTCGTGCAGCGCCAGGCTGGAGATGTAAAGCGTGTCGGGGATTTCCATGTCGGCATACGGCGCCAGCACCGGGTCGGTGGTGGGTTCGGCCAGGGGATCGTGACGCATTGTGTAGCTGTGCATCATGCCGACGACCTGCCCGTCGGCTTCGGCAATCAGGCAGTTCTGATAAGAAAAATCCACATCGTCGCGGGCATAACGACTGGCGCCCACGTCCAATAGATCCTGGCCGGGCTCGGCCAGTTGGCTCCAGATATAATCCGCAGCGCCCTCTGACGAAATCTGGAACAGACGAGCAATCTCCCGCGCATCCGCGCGCTGGGCCGAACGAAATTCAACGGTCATTGTTTTTCCCCTGTGAAAAACAAACCTGTGGCGAGGGGATTTATCCCCGTTGGGCTGCGAAGCGGCCCCAAAAAATGGGACTGCTGCGTAGTCCAACGGGGATAAATCTCCTCGCCACAATTTATTCGTCGCTTGTTCAACTTCTACTGACTGGAAGTACAGCAAGCCCACATTTTTGATTCAGTTTGAGCGAGAGTCAGCGAACCACGCCTTCTTCGATCAGCAACTTGAGAATCGCCTCGGCACCCGCTTGCGCAGTCACGCCTTTCAGCACCTGTCCACCGCCGCCACTGGCCTTGGCCGTTGCGGCTTTCATCCGGTCTGCGCCGCTTTTCGCCTTGATCACTTTCAAGCGTTTAGGTCGCGGTTTGGCGGGTTGCAACGTGGCAACCGCCAGCAGCTCATCGTCGATCACTTCGACTTCATCCGCCTGCAACACCCCACGCCGTGCCGGGCCGTAGGCGCTCTGCCGAGGCTTCGGCGCGGCGTTATCCACGGTTGCGAGAAACGGCAGCCGTACCTTCAAGCGACGACGCTGGCCACGGGGCAAGGCTTGCAGCACCAGCGCCGTACTGCCGTCGATGGATTCCACCTGAGCCAGCCCGACCACCAGCGGCCAGCCTAGGCTTTCCGCCAGCAGAAACGGCAGCATGCCCGAGCCTTCACCGGTTTCTGCCTGGCTGCCGGTCAGCACGACCTGGGCCCCGGCATCGCGCAGATAGGCGGTCAACGCCGGCAATGCATCGGCGCCCTGCGGTTGTTCCAGCACATGCAACTGTTCCAGGCCCATGCCCAGATAAGCGCGCAATGCCGGTTCCGCGACGTCGCCGGCATGCAGCACTTGCAGGTTATCCCCAGCCAGTTGCAGACCCAGCTCCACCGCCCGCGCATCCTGCTCCGCGCGACGTGGCCGACCGGAGGTCGGGTGGGCGCCGATGGACACCAGGCTGATGATTTTCGTGCTCATAACCCTTTCCTTCCCTTAAGCCGCATCGCGCTTGGCTTCGTTGCGGTAAGCCTCTACCGCCGCGATCAAGGCTTGAAGAATCTCGGCGCTCTCGCCGATCACCGACAAGTCGGCCCGTTTGATCATGTCGCAGCCAGGGTCGAGGTTGATCGCCACCACCTTGTCGCAGGCGCCGATGCCTTGCAGGTGCTGGATCGCCCCGGAAATGCCCACCGCCACGTAAACCCGCGCCGTGACCCAGGTACCGGACGCGCCGACCTGCCGATCACGCGCCATGAAACCATCGTCCACGGCCACCCGGGACGCGCCTTCGGTGGCGCCGAGCGCTTCGGCAGTCCTGTGGAAAAGCTCCCAGTCCTTGACGCCGTTGCCGCCGGAGAAGATGAACTCGGCTTCGGCCATCGGAATCGCCGCCGGGTCCACCGCCACTGCGCCCAGATCTTCAATGCGCGACAAGCTTCGCGCAACGGCTGTGGATAACTCCACCGGCAAGGCTTCATGTCGGGTTTCGCTGACCGGTTCGGCACATTCGGCAGCGGCCAGAATCAGGCGTGCGACGGGACGCGCAAGGTCTTGTAAGCCCGCACCGGCGCGGCCGATGCATTCCTGTTCCTTGACCTGCCAGACCCGCGTGGCCGGGCGTTCGCCCAGTGCGGCGGCAAAACGTCGACCGAGTTCACCGCCACCGCTGCGGCTGTCCGGCAGCAACCAGTGACGCGGGCTGAACTGGTTATCCACAGCCCGCAGGCCCTGGACCCGTTGTTCCGGTGCATAACCGCTGAATTCGTCGCCTTCGAGTACGAGCAAACGATCGACGCCAGCAGTGGCGAAGGCGTTTTCCTTGTGTTCGCCGAAGACCACGGCCAACACCGCGCCGTCCTTGCCGGCCAATTGATGCGCCAGGCCGAGCAAGTCGCGGTCGTGGCTGCTCAAGCGGCCGCCGACCATGTCCGGTACCACGCTGATGTAAAACGCCGGTGCAGGCACTTGATGCAGCGGCAATTGCACTTCAATGGCGGCCGAGCGTTTGGTCGCCCCGCCCTGCTGAGCACCGCTGCGGTCGATCCGCTTGATGCCGTTCGGGCCGATGAAACCTATGCCATGGAGATTCTTGCGGATGACGCCATTGGGCCCCATCCAGCTGTGTTGCGCCGGTCGCATGGCCGCGTGCAGCGGGTGCAGGCGGTTACGGGCAATCCATTCGGCGCGGGGGTCGCGGCGGATAATGTCGCTCATCAGTGGGCCTCCGCAGGTTCACGTTGGGCCGGTGTGGACGGTTTGCTTGGGGCTGCGTCTTCAAGCAATGCGTCCGCCACCAGTTCGGCGATGTCCTTGATCAGCGGACGTGGTTCAACCACGCCTTCGAGCATCGCGGTGCACTGTGGGCAACCCACGGCTACCAATTCGGCGCCGGTTTCGCGGATGTCTTCCATGCGCATGTCGGGGATCCGCTGCTTGCCCGGAATGTCCGTGATCGGCGCACCGCCACCGCCGCCGCAGCAGCGCGAGCGGAAACCGGAGCGTTGCATCTCTTTGACTTCAATCCCGAGGGCGCGCAGCACTTCACGCGGCGCCTCGTACTCGCCGTTGTAGCGACCGAGGTAGCATGGGTCGTGATAGGTCACGCTGCTGCCTTTGTGCTGGCCGAGATTGAGGGCGCCAGCGCCAATGATTTCGGCCATGTAGGTGCTGTGGTGCTGCACCAGGTAGTTGCCGTCGAAGGCGCCGTACTCATTTTTCAGCACGTGGAAGCTGTGCGGGTCGCAGGTGACGATGCGGTTGAAGCTGTATTTGGCCAGGGTCTGGATGTTGCGTTTAGCCAACAGTTGGAACGTCGCTTCGTCGCCCAGACGCCGGGCCACGTCACCGCTGTCGCGCTCTTCCAAACCGAGTACCGCGAAGTCGACCTTGGCCGCTTTCAGCACTTTGACGAAGGCGCGCAGGGTGCGCTGGTTGCGCATGTCGAACGCACCGTCGCCGACCCAGAACAGCACGTCGACGGATTTCTTTTCGCTCATCAGAGTGAGGTTCAAATCCGCCGCCCAGTTCATCCGCCCGCCCGGCGCGAAACCGCCCGGGTTGTCGGTGGCGATCAGGTTTTCCAGGACTTCGGCGCCCTTGTTCGGGGTCGCGCCTTTTTCCAGGGTCAGATGGCGGCGCATGTCGACGATGGCGTCGACGTGCTCGATCATCATCGGGCATTCCTCGACGCAGGCACGGCACGTGGTGCAGGACCACAGGGTTTCGGCGTCCACCAGACCGTTGACGATCGGCTGATGCGGATTGCCGGCGTGTAGACCGACTTCTTTGCCAGGGTACGGACTGCCAGCGAATTTGGCATCGGTGCCGCCAGCCAGGCCGACCACCATGTCCTGAATCAGTTTTTTCGGGTTCAACGGCTGGCCGGCGGCGAACGCCGGGCACGCAGCTTCGCACTTGCCGCACTGCACGCAGGCGTCGAAGCCGAGCAATTGGTTCCAGGTGAAATCCTTGGGTTTTTCCACGCCCAATGGTGCGGTTGGATCGTTCAGATCCAGCGGTTTCAAACCGGTGGAACGGCCGCCGCCAAAGCGTTCGGCGCGACGGTGCCAGGCCAGGTGCAAAGCACCGGCGAAGGCGTGCTTCATCGGGCCGCCCCAGGTCATGCCGAAGAACAATTCCGAGACGCCCCACAGCACGCCGATCCCGAGGATCACGGCCAGGATCCAGCCACCGAAGTCTTCCGGAAGGATGC
Proteins encoded in this window:
- the gbcB gene encoding glycine-betaine demethylase subunit GbcB, with protein sequence MSNSFLNPVTTQTWANGRHIVRCVKVIQETWDVRTFCFMADQPILFFFKPGQFVTLELEIEGVPIMRSYTISSSPSVPYSFSVTIKRVPGGKVSNWLHDTLHEGQELAVHGPVGLFNAMDFTAPKVLYLSGGVGITPVMSMTRWFYDTNGNVDMVFIHSARSPKDIIYHRELEHMASRIDNFSLHLICEKHGLGEPWAGYRGYLNHKMLELMAPDFLEREVFCCGPTPYMNAVKRMLETAGFDMSRYHEESFGATPPEARADAVEQAEIAADAPDIDVADLHQVEFTASGKSIRVAPGETVHAAAAKLGLLIPKACGMGICGTCKVMKLGGEVEMDHNGGITEEDEAEGFILSCCSVPKGDVRIEF
- the gbcA gene encoding glycine-betaine demethylase subunit GbcA is translated as MDVTTTLSLGDPLEPARKATAQMLQERERTFSLPQPFYSDERLFDIDMQEIFQKEWLIAGMACEIPTKGNYLTLQVGKNPIIVIRGAEGVVHAFHNVCRHRGSRLCTSEKGKVAKLVCHYHQWTYELDGRLLFAGTEMGADFDMKQYGLKPVNVKTAGGYIFISLSENPPAIDDFLSTLNHYMEPYDMENTKVAIQTTLFEKANWKLVLENNRECYHCNASHPELLKTLLEWDDVTDPRADQAFKDHVAASAAAWEAEKIPYAHASFGLRNRIVRMPLLKGTVSMTLDGKQGCAKLMGRIKNPDLGSMRILHLPHSWNHCMGDHIIVFTVWPISAQETMVTTKWIVHKDAVEGVDYDVDRMRQVWDATNDQDRRLAEENQRGINSTAYQPGPYSKTYEFGVVNFVDWYSERLLNNLGAEPAPYLKGVPVSG
- a CDS encoding retropepsin-like aspartic protease, whose amino-acid sequence is MNAVSLRVTCLICAVMVFLVVSTRLTADDEAPDFYTWVESRQGRSASLAQMKQQCDNVRDAEKNLQCSVSVLARMFEAKAANQLPDYYLAIKRSHARAIANDPELKLMFSMFGNESIATLRRVADFSVSRTKHHEVLPIHPYPGDGHATDAVLPYVDVKAANGVSARFIFDTGAPQTRVNTATAKLMGVTLLTDSHYGYSTFYGERDLSAQLGVLESLKIGTSEFRNVLVFVSDRDNLLGLDLIGKSGRLKVTKKTLEINAAAPTRCDSPITYVRMDINQRLTIAARLDRRATLAIIDTGNVDYLTSSSPGHAPDNVTVTPSHRTYRGELSLAGRIQSITYKYYPDYTIPPSLLLGQYVPSILLGWGAFDDYELNLDIASGLSCFNRL
- a CDS encoding GNAT family N-acetyltransferase, which produces MTVEFRSAQRADAREIARLFQISSEGAADYIWSQLAEPGQDLLDVGASRYARDDVDFSYQNCLIAEADGQVVGMMHSYTMRHDPLAEPTTDPVLAPYADMEIPDTLYISSLALHEGWRNRGLGQQFLAHAHERAQQLGLKGLSLIDYAVNTGARRFYERHGFRIVDTCQITPHPMIRVTGDAYLMQWP
- the etfB gene encoding electron transfer flavoprotein subunit beta, with protein sequence MSTKIISLVSIGAHPTSGRPRRAEQDARAVELGLQLAGDNLQVLHAGDVAEPALRAYLGMGLEQLHVLEQPQGADALPALTAYLRDAGAQVVLTGSQAETGEGSGMLPFLLAESLGWPLVVGLAQVESIDGSTALVLQALPRGQRRRLKVRLPFLATVDNAAPKPRQSAYGPARRGVLQADEVEVIDDELLAVATLQPAKPRPKRLKVIKAKSGADRMKAATAKASGGGGQVLKGVTAQAGAEAILKLLIEEGVVR
- the etfA gene encoding electron transfer flavoprotein subunit alpha, which translates into the protein MSDIIRRDPRAEWIARNRLHPLHAAMRPAQHSWMGPNGVIRKNLHGIGFIGPNGIKRIDRSGAQQGGATKRSAAIEVQLPLHQVPAPAFYISVVPDMVGGRLSSHDRDLLGLAHQLAGKDGAVLAVVFGEHKENAFATAGVDRLLVLEGDEFSGYAPEQRVQGLRAVDNQFSPRHWLLPDSRSGGGELGRRFAAALGERPATRVWQVKEQECIGRAGAGLQDLARPVARLILAAAECAEPVSETRHEALPVELSTAVARSLSRIEDLGAVAVDPAAIPMAEAEFIFSGGNGVKDWELFHRTAEALGATEGASRVAVDDGFMARDRQVGASGTWVTARVYVAVGISGAIQHLQGIGACDKVVAINLDPGCDMIKRADLSVIGESAEILQALIAAVEAYRNEAKRDAA
- the dgcB gene encoding dimethylglycine demethylation protein DgcB, coding for MLNTLLPILLFAALGLAVLGALRRVAMWRRGRASKVDLIGGLFAMPKRYMVDLHHVVARDKYIANTHVATAGGAVASAVLAILVHGFGLHNRYLGYALLLMTAVMFVGAIFMYLRRRNPPARLSKGPWMRLPKSLLAFSASFFLVTLPVAGILPEDFGGWILAVILGIGVLWGVSELFFGMTWGGPMKHAFAGALHLAWHRRAERFGGGRSTGLKPLDLNDPTAPLGVEKPKDFTWNQLLGFDACVQCGKCEAACPAFAAGQPLNPKKLIQDMVVGLAGGTDAKFAGSPYPGKEVGLHAGNPHQPIVNGLVDAETLWSCTTCRACVEECPMMIEHVDAIVDMRRHLTLEKGATPNKGAEVLENLIATDNPGGFAPGGRMNWAADLNLTLMSEKKSVDVLFWVGDGAFDMRNQRTLRAFVKVLKAAKVDFAVLGLEERDSGDVARRLGDEATFQLLAKRNIQTLAKYSFNRIVTCDPHSFHVLKNEYGAFDGNYLVQHHSTYMAEIIGAGALNLGQHKGSSVTYHDPCYLGRYNGEYEAPREVLRALGIEVKEMQRSGFRSRCCGGGGGAPITDIPGKQRIPDMRMEDIRETGAELVAVGCPQCTAMLEGVVEPRPLIKDIAELVADALLEDAAPSKPSTPAQREPAEAH